In Fusobacterium sp. DD2, the DNA window ATTTATAATGGAGTTATTATAGCTTAAAAAAAGCACCTTCTTATGTTTATTAAAAAGAGAGCCTGCTTGATCCTCTAAAATCATTTCAGCTCTGGCAAGTCCAACTAGTGTTTTCCCACTTCCTGCTGTCCCTTTTACTATTAAAATCCTTTCACTAGAGCCCACTATTGCAGCCTGTTCTTTTGATAGCTGTATCTTCATTTGACACCTCTTTATAAATGTGACCTGTTTTTCAATTTTATTATCCTCTATCAAGACCATATAATCAATACTTTTTTACTAAAAATTAAGTATTTAATTTTTAATTTCTCATTTTTAGCCATCTAGATATTTAAAATTTTTTCAAAAAATAAAAAAGACCCCTGAAAAGGTCTTAAAACATCCAATGTTACTATTCAATTTACTGAAGAAGTTACTGAAGAGACAGAAGCTCAGGCATCTTAAAACATCCCATGTTACTATTCAATTCTTGTTAACAAGTAAAGATTACAAGTTGCCATATTATCTTAAAATATCCAATGTTACTATTCAATCTACAAAATGGTACTGATAGAGCTTTTGGATGCGTTGTCTTAAAACATCCAATGTTACTATTCAATGAAAATGACATTCAAGAAAAAAGTGTTCATGAAAGCGTCTTAAAACATCCCATGTTACTATCAATGGTCAAATAACGACTTGTTATTATTTTATTTTACGTAACTCCCTTTACATCTAAAGTATAACATATTTTTTCCAAGCAATAACAGATTTTGCCTTTATTTCCATAAGTATCAATTTTAGATTAATTCACAAATTATCTATCAGTTCACTTGGAAAATTTACTAATTAAATGTACTACACCCTCCATCTTACTTATCCAAGACTTTAGGTGCAGTACACAAAATTATTTTAATTTACTATTCTTCTACTGGCTCTTTACACTCCTTAAATTTATCTATCACAAAGATATCCATACCATTAGAAACCTGATACTTTCCTTCCAGTTCATATCTTCCACTCTTAATAAGTCTTTTGCAGGCTCCAAAATCTTCATTATCAAGAAGATAAAGATATAAATCTTTTCCACGTACCTTTGCCTGGCAGCCTTTAGTGACAACATAAGCCACTCTGGTAATAACTCCATTATTCTCTTCTCTCTCTTTAACTTTTAGCATCTTATCAAAAAGTTTTACCAGCTTGTTATCTTTAAAAATATAGTCATATATTTTCTCTATCTCTTTTTTATTCTCTGGACTCAAGTTTTCATGTACAGCTGCATTTCTTATTCTTACAAATCCATATTCTATTATCTCTTTAGCAAAATCTCTATAATCTTTATTAAGCTCAAGGAAATTTACCATCTGTCCCAAAGTGAGCTCTCTATCTTTATAGATTCTTTTTAAAATAAGCTCCAGCCCTTTGGCAAACTTTCCATAGGCAGTCTCTATATCATTTACACCTTCATAATAATAAAGACCCAATCCAAGGTTTTTTATCACATCATCTGGCAGAATAGACATATCTGTCTGAACCTTATTAACATATTTTTCAGCTTCTGCATTACCAGTAAAGAGATCCTTATTAATAGTCTGCTCCCTCAATTCCATTTTTTCCTGGTAAGCTTTATCTGCAGCTGAATTCTTCTCAATATTCTCTGCCACTCCAGCATATCTTGATATCTTATTGCTTTCAATCATCTCTTTTTGCATCTCAATATCTCTATCTATTATCTCATCTATATCAAGATTAGGATTGTAATCAACCTTTGTAATATATTTTTCATCTATACTCTGAATATATTTGTCAGGCTCTCCCTCTGTCATAATAAATAACAGTTCCATAGCTCTTGTCATCTGTACATAGTAAAATTTTGCATTCTCCTCATCTGTACGTCTATGGCTGTGCTTATTAGTTCCCACTATAAATATTACTTTTGACTCAAGACCTTTTACATTATACGGATTGTATATTCTTATTTTACCCTTATTCTCTTCCCTTGCAGATTTCCTGTTTTCATTATACTCTCTTGATATTTCTGAAGAGATATATGCAGTTTGCAGTCCACTTCCTTCCAGTATCTTTTCAAAACGCTCTTCCTCTTCTGTATTTTGGCAGATTATAATTATATCATCTGGAGTATATCTATATTTTTCCATCAGAGTATTTATCATTCTTGCAAGAAGTCTTCCCTCATTTTTTACAGTTGGACATTCTACCAAAACAGGTTTTACCCCTTCATCACTCTGTCCAAATATCGGGTTGACAACCAATTCATTTTCATCATTTTCTTCTGAGTACTTTGATAAAAGGCTGTATGCACATTGATGTATCTGTCTTGTGCTTCTATAACTATAGCTTAAAGTTTTTACACTCTTTATTGCACTTATTCCCATAGATTTAAAAGAGGTTATGCTACTAAAATATGAGCTTCCATAGATTGACTGTGAAATATCATAAAGAAATGTTATATAGTTGATATCCTCAAATATTTCCATTATCTTAAGGAGAGTCTTTATCTTTATTCTACAAAGATCCTGACTTTCATCTACAATTATTGCCTTAACATCTGAAAATATTTCATAGATATTAGGTATTTCATCTATAGTCTCTTTTCCCTCTTTTTTCAGATAAGCATTTTCAATATCAGTCTCATATCTTTTTATTCTATACTCCTTTAAATATACATCTAAAAACCAGATATATGCATCATATATATCAATTTTTTTATTCTCTCTTACAATATCTCTATACTTTTCAAGAACAGAATAAATCTTTTCCCTAATCTCTTTTGTAATTTCCTTTTCCTTATTTTTTCTAACTGCTGTAGCATACTCATCTTTACTAAAGCCATTATACATAATATAGCGTAACTCATCTAATAAAAGCTTCTGTTCAAGACCTAAATCTTTAGCACTTTTCTCCAAATAATCTGCATATTCTCCATCAGGAGCAAAGTATTCCCTGTTAAAAGTACTTATTGTAAAATCAGGATGATATCCTTTAAAAATATCACAAATCAAATCATAAAAAAATCTGTCATAAGTTTCAAAAGCAACCTTATTTACAAATCTATCTTTACAATATTCTCTATTTTTATCTCTAATCTCATTAATAACAGAGTTGTTATAGCTAAAAAACAATACTCTTTTATCCTCATTAAAAAGAGAACGTTCCTGATCTTCCAAAATTCTTTCTGCTCTGGCCAGTCCAACTAAAGTCTTTCCACTTCCAGCAGTTCCTTTTACTATTAAGGTTCTCTTTCCCCACCTTGCTATTGTATCCTGTTCCTTTGTTAATTCTATCTTCATCTAACACCTCTTAGACATGTGACATATTCTCCCATTATGATTATCCTATATTAATACTAGATAATCAATACTTTTAATTCATTAATCATTCTGAATCAATATGTTATGCCACATTTTCTATGTATTTTAATTTTCTAAATCTTATATTATCTCTTTTAAATACTCTTTTAAAAAACTATACCTTATTCTTTCCTGTTCCAATCTTACATTTTTTCCATAAACATTTTTTTTAAGTTTATACAACACACTAGCTTCTTCTGGAGTCAAATATACTCCATCATTTTTAGATTGTTCTTTCTCTATAACCCACATATCTTTATGCTTTAATAGTATTTCCTCTGTCATAAGGAAAGATTTAACATTCTTAATATCCTTTCTCACATTTGAAAGAATACTGAACCCATGAGTATCTATATCTCCCCAATAATATACATCTCTCTCATTGAGCCAGGAAGCTTTTTGTAATAACCCTGCTTTATATCCTGAACCAAATAATATCACTGCATTTTCAACTTTAGGAAAACAGAGAAAATTTATCTCATTTTCAACTATAAATATTTTAGAAAAAGAATTTTTCCATCGTGAAAATTCTTCAATAGGAACACTTATATCTGAAAAGTTTAAAATATATTTTTCTGGATCCAATATTCTAAATCTTACAAGGTTCGGCTTACGTTTGAACCCAAACATTTGAGAAAAGTCCTCACTGTATTCTATCCTTTCATCAATTAAAATAACAGGCAAAAGCTCTTTTAATAATGGAAAATTATTCTCTATAAATTTAGTATCTACACCCTCAATATCTAACTCTCTTATATAAAAATTTCTATTTTTATTATTTTTAAACCACAAAAGTACAGCTATTATATTATCTATATTTTCTATATTCAATATTTTAAAAGGCTTATCATATATATAATCTGAAAGTTCAGGAAAATTTGCTATCAACTTCTTACTGTTCAGTTTAAATTTTTCAACATCTTTTTTCTTCTTTAATAACAAAATAGCATCTTTATTAGATATTATAGATATATAATGGGGAAATTTATATACTTTTTTACCTATATCATGTAATTCTCTATATTTTATTTCATATCCATATCCTAAATTCATTTTACTATTGTTTTCAATTTCCTCTACCCACAAGCTTATTTCTTTTAAATCTTTATATATATCATTTTTAGTTAAATTAGAAACCCGCATTTCCAAATTAAAATTTTCATCCCTAAATATTTTTCTTAAAATCTCCTTATTTCTCCATTTTATACTTAACTTATGGATAATATCCTTGTAATACTTCAATTTATTCATTTATATCCTCTCTTCTCAAAGTGATTTTATCTAAGAACTTTCCTATTTTTATATTCTGTACCCTAGATTCTCTGCTCATCTCATCCTGCTCAACATTACATACACTTTTAACATATTTTCCTATAACCTCTAGGTTATTCCCTGGAGTTGCAAGTATAAATTGAAACTTCAGATTTTTGAAAAGTTCTAGTCCAAATCTTGCTGCATCATTGGAACTTTTTAAAAAGGCCTCATCTATAATGACCACTCTAAATCCTATCTCCTGACTATTATCCATGAAATAGTTATAAGAAAGACCTGCCCCTAAAATAGTGTAAGCAAGTTTTTCCTTTTGACCTCCAGATTTACCTGATGAATCATCATAATGTTCACGTTGTTTGCCTGTTTCCTGATCTTTCTCTGTTGCAGAAAAAGCAAACCAGTTTCTTACATCAGTAACTCTGCCAACCCAACGCCCTTCAGGCGTATTTGTACCCTGCTGTTTAAATTTTTCTATTAAAGCTCTTGCAGCCTTAAAACGTGTCTCAAGTACTGTCTCATCGTCAGTTTGACCACCAATGCAAGAATTTATCTCTGCTCTAAATTCATTTATTTCACTGTTATTGGTATGATTGACATTAATTGTAATATATGTCCCTACATTAAACTCTATTGTCGATAGTATTCTATTTATTTTTTCTATTTTAGTACAAATCTTTTTCTCACTCTCTGAGAAAGTACTATTCATAAATCCAAAACGTAGTCCAACTTTATCATGTAGCCCATCTTTAAATTCTTTTTCTAATTTGTATAATTTGTCTTTTTCCAATTCTTCTAGCATTACGTTACATTCTTCTAAAGAATTGACATTTGCATCAAAACTTATAATTTCAAATTTATTTACAAATTTTCCAATGGAAGTAATTAATTTATCTCTTAAATTTATTTCATTTTCATTTTTTTTATCTAATTGCGCTTCTAAAAATCTTCTAATATTGTCACTTATCTCATCTACATTAGCTAAAGATAATTGGGTGTTTATCTTCTCCTTATATATTTTTAATACCAAAGCTAACCCAGTCTCATAACATTCAATAATTTCTTTTATCTTAATCTTTTCTTTATTTTTTCTTAATTGACTATCAAAATTCTCTCTTTTAGTAGTAGTTTCTCTTATATCTGCAACTAAATTATTAATTTCCGTCTCAGTTAATGCCAACTCATCTCTTTTTTGGGCTACAACATTTTTTAGATACCTTAATTTATCATTTTTCTCTAATTCTGCTATTCTGCCCACTAATTCTGCTATTCTTTCCTCTACATTTTTTAAGTTTAACTCCTCAAAGTCTTTATACTGAAGTAAAATAGAAGTAGCTAACTGCTGGATCTCTAAAGCTTTTTTGTTCTTTTCAATCTCTACATATTTATCCTGTATTAGACTTATGACATTTCTAATATCATCTAAATTCTGTGTTAGCATATTTATCTTTTTTTCATTGGTAAAACCTAAACAGTAATAGCTTCTATCATCAATTTTTCTGCTATCATCTTTTTCATGCTTAGTATTAGACCTTATTTGACCTTCAATAGTCAATCCTCTTGAACATTTATTAAGTATTTCTATTGTTGCACAACACTGATAGTTATATCTTCTAGTCAAAAAATTCTCTAACCACTTTTTAAAATTTATGTCATCTTTTAACGTTATTTTTTTTAACACTGAGTTATCATCTACATATCGCATTTCTTTTAAATTTGTAATATTGTTATCCACGAAATGATAGACTAATCTATTTTTCAAATGATGATCATTTATATATTTAGATATTTCATTATACAGATGCTTAGGAATGAGCAACGATTTTGCAAATCCACGGAGCAGTCTTTCAATAGCTCCTTCCCACTGCAAATCCGTTACCTCTATTAACTCTCCTGCAAATGGAATTTCTTTACTCTGCAGCTTAAATTCGTCACATAATTTTTGTTGAATATTTACTAAATATTTAGGAATATTGCTAGTTCTTGATTTTAATGATTCCAGTTCCTCACTAATCAACTGTGATTTACGCTGTTCATCATTCTTTTCTATTGTTATTTCATCCAATTTTTGCTGATAATTACCTATTTCCACTGGCAGAGTTTCATAAAGTTTTCTCAGTTCATTTTGATTTTTATCAAACTCTTCTTTTGTATATGGAACCTTTAGCTTTAACAACTGGCTTTGTTTTGTATAATCTGCTATCTTTCTTTTTACAGTTTCTTTTTTTTCATTTTCTCTTTTTAACTCTTTTTGGCAATTTGCAATGGCATTTCCACCCTGTTCTCCAATATTTATAAGCAGTTCATCTATTTCTTTTCCAAATTTCTTCTTAAGCTCTACTTTAACAGATTTTTTTTCTTCCAATTCACTCTGTTTAGCATTTAAATTTGCTATCTCAGTTTCTAATAATTCTACTTTGTGCTCACAAGTCCATGGAAGTAAAACTTCCTGTGCTATTTTTATAGCATTTATTTCATCAAGAAGATCATTTCTTTTCTTTCCAATCGTTCTTATCGGTCTTAACAATTCCACCTGTTTTTTCGCTTCCAATGCTTTTTCATATGAAACATTCAAGTCTTCAAAATTATCTATAAGTTTGTTTATTTCATCATCAATAGTTCTGTTGCGTTCTAAAATATACTCACGGACAAACTGTGTAAGAGAATCTACTTTTTTCATATGTATGGCCTGTTGAAAAATATTTAAGGCCTGTTCATCCAATCCACCTAAAAGCTTTGAAAATTTTGAATAATATCCTGCATATGTATCCATCATCTTTATACTATTATCTTTAAAATATTTTCGTAATGCAGATATCCCACCTTTAAATTCTTCAAAATCCTTTTTAATGCTGAGCTCTTTTTCCGCTATTATATATTTTTTCTCCAATCCATTACTCTCATCACCTTTATAATAAAGTAGCATTGCTAAAGTAACTGTTTTATTCTGCTT includes these proteins:
- a CDS encoding UvrD-helicase domain-containing protein, giving the protein MKIELTKEQDTIARWGKRTLIVKGTAGSGKTLVGLARAERILEDQERSLFNEDKRVLFFSYNNSVINEIRDKNREYCKDRFVNKVAFETYDRFFYDLICDIFKGYHPDFTISTFNREYFAPDGEYADYLEKSAKDLGLEQKLLLDELRYIMYNGFSKDEYATAVRKNKEKEITKEIREKIYSVLEKYRDIVRENKKIDIYDAYIWFLDVYLKEYRIKRYETDIENAYLKKEGKETIDEIPNIYEIFSDVKAIIVDESQDLCRIKIKTLLKIMEIFEDINYITFLYDISQSIYGSSYFSSITSFKSMGISAIKSVKTLSYSYRSTRQIHQCAYSLLSKYSEENDENELVVNPIFGQSDEGVKPVLVECPTVKNEGRLLARMINTLMEKYRYTPDDIIIICQNTEEEERFEKILEGSGLQTAYISSEISREYNENRKSAREENKGKIRIYNPYNVKGLESKVIFIVGTNKHSHRRTDEENAKFYYVQMTRAMELLFIMTEGEPDKYIQSIDEKYITKVDYNPNLDIDEIIDRDIEMQKEMIESNKISRYAGVAENIEKNSAADKAYQEKMELREQTINKDLFTGNAEAEKYVNKVQTDMSILPDDVIKNLGLGLYYYEGVNDIETAYGKFAKGLELILKRIYKDRELTLGQMVNFLELNKDYRDFAKEIIEYGFVRIRNAAVHENLSPENKKEIEKIYDYIFKDNKLVKLFDKMLKVKEREENNGVITRVAYVVTKGCQAKVRGKDLYLYLLDNEDFGACKRLIKSGRYELEGKYQVSNGMDIFVIDKFKECKEPVEE
- a CDS encoding Wadjet anti-phage system protein JetD domain-containing protein, with amino-acid sequence MNKLKYYKDIIHKLSIKWRNKEILRKIFRDENFNLEMRVSNLTKNDIYKDLKEISLWVEEIENNSKMNLGYGYEIKYRELHDIGKKVYKFPHYISIISNKDAILLLKKKKDVEKFKLNSKKLIANFPELSDYIYDKPFKILNIENIDNIIAVLLWFKNNKNRNFYIRELDIEGVDTKFIENNFPLLKELLPVILIDERIEYSEDFSQMFGFKRKPNLVRFRILDPEKYILNFSDISVPIEEFSRWKNSFSKIFIVENEINFLCFPKVENAVILFGSGYKAGLLQKASWLNERDVYYWGDIDTHGFSILSNVRKDIKNVKSFLMTEEILLKHKDMWVIEKEQSKNDGVYLTPEEASVLYKLKKNVYGKNVRLEQERIRYSFLKEYLKEII
- a CDS encoding SbcC/MukB-like Walker B domain-containing protein; translation: MGTQHSLFNLPPSDIKAGIRLYKVELLNWGTFNKFIWPFEFNGDNTLIYGASGLGKSSVIDAIQTLLVDGRKFNYNQAAGSGPRERTIHTYVLGTYGRTVTKEGRTIPEKLRDFQDYSVILAVFKDEKQNKTVTLAMLLYYKGDESNGLEKKYIIAEKELSIKKDFEEFKGGISALRKYFKDNSIKMMDTYAGYYSKFSKLLGGLDEQALNIFQQAIHMKKVDSLTQFVREYILERNRTIDDEINKLIDNFEDLNVSYEKALEAKKQVELLRPIRTIGKKRNDLLDEINAIKIAQEVLLPWTCEHKVELLETEIANLNAKQSELEEKKSVKVELKKKFGKEIDELLINIGEQGGNAIANCQKELKRENEKKETVKRKIADYTKQSQLLKLKVPYTKEEFDKNQNELRKLYETLPVEIGNYQQKLDEITIEKNDEQRKSQLISEELESLKSRTSNIPKYLVNIQQKLCDEFKLQSKEIPFAGELIEVTDLQWEGAIERLLRGFAKSLLIPKHLYNEISKYINDHHLKNRLVYHFVDNNITNLKEMRYVDDNSVLKKITLKDDINFKKWLENFLTRRYNYQCCATIEILNKCSRGLTIEGQIRSNTKHEKDDSRKIDDRSYYCLGFTNEKKINMLTQNLDDIRNVISLIQDKYVEIEKNKKALEIQQLATSILLQYKDFEELNLKNVEERIAELVGRIAELEKNDKLRYLKNVVAQKRDELALTETEINNLVADIRETTTKRENFDSQLRKNKEKIKIKEIIECYETGLALVLKIYKEKINTQLSLANVDEISDNIRRFLEAQLDKKNENEINLRDKLITSIGKFVNKFEIISFDANVNSLEECNVMLEELEKDKLYKLEKEFKDGLHDKVGLRFGFMNSTFSESEKKICTKIEKINRILSTIEFNVGTYITINVNHTNNSEINEFRAEINSCIGGQTDDETVLETRFKAARALIEKFKQQGTNTPEGRWVGRVTDVRNWFAFSATEKDQETGKQREHYDDSSGKSGGQKEKLAYTILGAGLSYNYFMDNSQEIGFRVVIIDEAFLKSSNDAARFGLELFKNLKFQFILATPGNNLEVIGKYVKSVCNVEQDEMSRESRVQNIKIGKFLDKITLRREDINE